Proteins from a single region of Haloterrigena alkaliphila:
- a CDS encoding Lrp/AsnC family transcriptional regulator yields the protein MTDGGEPPNWDFKDRDIAILCELSNDPQLSSRELTSVLESDYGIDVSHVTVSESIRRMRDEGVFREAIIPNEEYYTFALFEFRFNTEHFDEGWRDAMEYIQGNKHTLFFFLSDGEYQWKTVMMFRDRQDISKWIHDCYKKHGDVIDNIRNSAVHNVLKFRTDPQIYEDLHRETE from the coding sequence ATGACTGACGGCGGCGAACCACCGAACTGGGACTTCAAGGATCGCGACATCGCGATCCTCTGTGAGCTATCGAACGACCCGCAGCTCTCCTCCCGGGAGCTGACGAGCGTCCTCGAGTCCGACTACGGCATCGACGTTTCCCACGTCACCGTCAGCGAGTCGATCCGCCGGATGCGCGACGAGGGCGTCTTCCGCGAGGCGATCATCCCGAACGAGGAGTACTACACCTTCGCGCTGTTCGAGTTCAGGTTCAATACCGAACACTTCGACGAGGGGTGGCGCGACGCCATGGAGTACATCCAGGGGAACAAACACACCCTGTTCTTCTTCCTCTCGGACGGCGAGTACCAGTGGAAGACCGTCATGATGTTCCGGGACCGCCAGGACATCTCGAAGTGGATCCACGACTGTTACAAGAAACACGGCGACGTCATCGATAACATCAGGAACTCGGCGGTCCACAACGTCCTCAAGTTCCGGACGGACCCGCAGATCTACGAGGACCTACACAGGGAGACAGAGTAG
- a CDS encoding PaaI family thioesterase, producing MRDPEDSADSSDSDRADDATGWPEWQSFVDSHGYLSWLDVRVESLEPGRAVLAIDHDEEFENPVGNDGYDPIHGGIVASLIDTASAFALRATFDEPTEAGLTTTDLNVSYLRPATGDLRAEAEVVRAGNTSGVTQVSVIGADGEAAVGRTTYRLFRPTGDDER from the coding sequence ATGCGGGACCCGGAGGATTCGGCCGACTCGTCCGATTCGGACCGCGCGGACGACGCTACCGGCTGGCCCGAGTGGCAGTCGTTCGTCGACAGCCACGGCTACCTGTCGTGGCTCGACGTCCGCGTCGAGTCCCTCGAGCCGGGTCGCGCGGTTCTCGCGATCGACCACGACGAGGAGTTCGAGAACCCGGTCGGCAACGACGGGTACGATCCGATTCACGGCGGCATCGTCGCCAGCCTGATCGATACCGCGAGCGCGTTCGCGCTCCGCGCGACGTTCGACGAGCCGACCGAGGCCGGCCTGACGACGACCGACCTCAACGTCTCGTATCTCCGTCCGGCGACGGGCGACCTCCGCGCCGAAGCGGAGGTCGTTCGAGCCGGCAACACGTCCGGCGTCACGCAGGTGTCGGTCATCGGCGCCGACGGCGAAGCGGCCGTCGGACGAACGACCTATCGCCTCTTCCGGCCGACCGGCGACGACGAACGCTGA
- a CDS encoding 3-hydroxyacyl-CoA dehydrogenase/enoyl-CoA hydratase family protein produces MSLDSIDRVAVLGAGNMGHGITEVTAMAGYDVTMRDIKDEFVEDGYDSIEWSLRKLEEKELIEESADEILSRIDTTTDLEEAVAEADLVIEAAPEDLDLKHDIFSDLEEYTSGDTLLATNTSSLPITDIAEAVDTPERVLGLHFFNPPVKMDLVEVIYGQDTSDEAAEAGYEWVESIGKTPIYVRKDVRGFVVNTIVGPFGGEPAFMISEGEATIREADATMVHERGYPMGPFELADLTGIDVGYHVRKEGGSPIPPITEEKVEADELGQKTGKGFYDYEDGDGADYEPEEAGNFDWLRVEARMVNRAAFLVGEDVATPEEVDTGVQLGLGFPEGICRRGDKIGLDTVLEKLETLYEETGSDRFEPHPYLEELVAEGKTGEDAGEGFYSYDDDSLGPYHDLNYELEDGVLSVELDRPSRMNALSEDLLGEIDDLFSSVDTDEVRCATIEGAGDRAFCAGADVSGFSDASPTDLMDVTPAFETVNDFERPVVAKIDGFCLGGGLELALACDLRVATERSSFGAPEINLGLIPGGGGTQRLLRTLGEARAKELVFRGEHIDADRAEEWGLINRSVDLDEFDDTVEEFVSDLAGGPPIGLKIAKKVMNEGEDASMEAALAMESQGFGLLTSTDDVIEGTAAFAEDREPEFEGE; encoded by the coding sequence ATGTCACTGGACAGCATCGACCGCGTCGCCGTGCTGGGCGCGGGCAACATGGGGCACGGAATCACCGAAGTAACCGCGATGGCCGGCTACGATGTCACGATGCGTGACATCAAAGACGAGTTCGTCGAGGACGGCTACGACTCCATCGAGTGGAGCCTCCGGAAGCTCGAGGAGAAGGAGTTGATCGAGGAGTCAGCCGACGAGATCCTCTCGCGGATCGACACGACGACGGACTTGGAGGAGGCCGTCGCCGAGGCCGACCTCGTGATCGAGGCCGCGCCCGAGGATCTGGACCTCAAACACGACATCTTCTCGGACCTCGAGGAGTACACCAGCGGCGACACGCTGCTGGCGACGAACACCTCGAGCCTGCCGATCACGGACATCGCGGAGGCAGTCGACACGCCCGAGCGCGTGCTCGGCCTGCACTTCTTCAACCCGCCGGTCAAGATGGACCTCGTCGAGGTGATCTACGGGCAGGATACCAGCGACGAGGCCGCCGAAGCGGGCTACGAGTGGGTCGAGTCGATCGGCAAGACGCCGATCTACGTCCGCAAGGACGTCCGCGGCTTCGTCGTCAACACCATCGTCGGTCCGTTCGGCGGCGAACCCGCGTTCATGATCTCGGAGGGCGAGGCGACGATCCGCGAGGCCGACGCGACGATGGTCCACGAGCGCGGCTACCCGATGGGACCGTTCGAACTCGCCGACCTCACCGGCATCGACGTCGGTTACCACGTCCGCAAGGAGGGCGGCAGTCCGATCCCGCCGATCACGGAGGAGAAGGTCGAGGCCGATGAACTCGGGCAGAAGACGGGCAAGGGCTTCTACGACTACGAGGACGGCGACGGCGCCGACTACGAGCCAGAGGAGGCGGGCAACTTCGACTGGCTCCGCGTCGAGGCTCGCATGGTCAACCGCGCGGCATTCCTCGTCGGCGAGGACGTCGCCACCCCCGAGGAGGTCGACACGGGCGTCCAGCTCGGGCTCGGCTTCCCCGAGGGCATCTGCCGACGCGGCGACAAGATCGGCCTCGATACGGTTCTCGAGAAGCTCGAGACCCTCTACGAGGAGACCGGCTCGGACCGCTTCGAGCCCCACCCGTACCTCGAGGAGCTCGTCGCGGAGGGCAAGACCGGCGAGGACGCCGGCGAAGGCTTCTACAGCTACGACGACGACAGCCTCGGCCCCTACCACGACCTGAACTACGAACTCGAGGACGGCGTCCTGTCCGTCGAACTCGACCGCCCGTCCCGAATGAACGCGCTCTCCGAGGATCTGCTGGGGGAGATCGACGACCTGTTCTCGTCGGTCGACACCGACGAGGTCCGGTGTGCGACGATCGAGGGCGCGGGCGACCGCGCGTTCTGTGCCGGCGCGGACGTCTCCGGCTTCAGCGACGCCTCGCCGACCGACCTGATGGACGTCACGCCCGCCTTCGAGACGGTCAACGACTTCGAGCGCCCCGTCGTCGCGAAGATCGACGGCTTCTGTCTCGGCGGCGGCCTCGAGCTCGCGCTGGCCTGTGACCTGCGCGTCGCGACCGAGCGCTCGTCGTTCGGCGCCCCCGAGATCAACCTCGGCCTGATCCCCGGCGGCGGCGGCACGCAGCGCCTCCTCCGTACCCTCGGGGAGGCGCGCGCCAAGGAACTCGTCTTCCGCGGCGAGCACATCGACGCCGACCGCGCCGAGGAGTGGGGCCTGATCAACCGCTCGGTGGATCTCGACGAGTTCGACGACACCGTCGAGGAGTTCGTCTCCGACCTCGCCGGCGGTCCGCCGATCGGCCTCAAGATCGCCAAGAAGGTCATGAACGAGGGCGAGGACGCGAGCATGGAAGCCGCCCTCGCGATGGAGAGCCAGGGCTTCGGCCTCCTGACCAGCACCGACGACGTCATCGAGGGCACCGCCGCCTTCGCCGAGGACCGCGAACCCGAGTTCGAAGGCGAGTAA
- a CDS encoding DUF5789 family protein, producing MADDKKGRNKQADDEERRQRERELQEARERNDEAEPEAPALEDELGDLNEELEDHEYPTTADELVGAHGDHEVDTSDGSEPLEDVFAPVDDESYDSADDVRGRILELIDG from the coding sequence ATGGCAGACGACAAAAAGGGCCGAAACAAGCAAGCCGACGACGAGGAGCGACGCCAGCGGGAACGAGAACTTCAGGAGGCGCGCGAGCGCAACGACGAAGCCGAACCGGAAGCCCCCGCGCTCGAGGACGAACTCGGCGACCTGAACGAGGAACTCGAGGACCACGAGTACCCGACGACGGCCGACGAACTCGTCGGCGCCCACGGCGACCACGAGGTCGACACGAGCGACGGATCGGAACCCCTCGAGGACGTGTTCGCGCCGGTCGACGACGAATCGTACGACTCCGCCGACGACGTTCGGGGTCGGATTCTGGAATTGATCGACGGCTGA
- a CDS encoding phosphotransferase family protein — MSDEYYDRLVDEENLVDYLEEHLGDVDDYAIERHQEGHSNETLFVTWGGENLVIRRPPPGETADTAHDVLREHRVTKALADTDVPVPETKVACDDHDVIGSDFYVMERLEGDVLREDEPERFADPDHRTRIGEELVDTLAKIHRLDYEELGLGEFGRPAGYTQRQVDRWGKQLAWAFEVTEDEREVPDLHEVGDWLEENTPEDHPHSLVHGDYKLDNVMFAPGTPPALNAVFDWEMATLGDPRADLGWMLSYWRDAKDPDPELPELATRFMEREGYPTRVELVERWEELTGLEFEHERFYRTLAVYKLAGLGEMFFRRHLEGNADNPLYPKMRERVPALAARAKRIIEGDEPL, encoded by the coding sequence ATGAGCGACGAGTACTACGACCGACTCGTCGACGAAGAGAACCTGGTCGACTACCTCGAGGAGCACCTCGGGGACGTCGACGACTACGCGATCGAGCGCCACCAGGAGGGGCACTCGAACGAGACGCTGTTCGTCACCTGGGGCGGCGAGAACCTGGTCATTCGCCGACCGCCGCCGGGCGAGACCGCCGACACGGCCCACGACGTCCTCCGGGAACACCGGGTGACGAAGGCGCTCGCCGACACCGACGTGCCCGTCCCCGAGACCAAGGTCGCCTGCGACGACCACGACGTCATCGGCAGCGACTTCTACGTGATGGAGCGCCTCGAGGGCGACGTGCTCCGGGAGGACGAACCGGAGCGGTTCGCCGATCCCGACCACCGCACGCGGATCGGCGAGGAACTCGTCGACACGCTGGCGAAGATCCACCGGCTGGACTACGAGGAACTCGGTCTCGGCGAGTTCGGGCGCCCCGCCGGCTACACCCAGCGACAGGTCGACCGCTGGGGGAAACAGCTGGCGTGGGCGTTCGAGGTCACCGAAGACGAACGCGAGGTGCCCGACCTCCACGAGGTCGGAGACTGGCTCGAGGAGAACACGCCCGAGGATCACCCCCACTCGCTGGTCCACGGCGACTACAAGCTGGACAACGTCATGTTCGCCCCCGGCACGCCGCCGGCGCTCAACGCCGTCTTCGACTGGGAGATGGCGACCCTGGGCGACCCGCGGGCCGATCTGGGCTGGATGCTCTCCTACTGGCGCGACGCGAAGGACCCCGACCCGGAACTACCGGAACTCGCGACTCGATTTATGGAGCGCGAGGGCTACCCCACCCGCGTCGAACTTGTCGAGCGGTGGGAGGAGCTGACCGGCCTCGAGTTCGAGCACGAGCGGTTCTACCGGACGCTGGCGGTCTACAAACTCGCCGGCCTCGGCGAGATGTTCTTCCGCCGGCACCTCGAGGGCAACGCGGACAACCCGCTGTACCCGAAGATGCGAGAGCGCGTGCCGGCGCTGGCCGCGCGCGCCAAGCGGATCATCGAAGGCGACGAGCCGCTGTAA
- a CDS encoding lysylphosphatidylglycerol synthase transmembrane domain-containing protein, producing the protein MADRHRTLWLASRSQLLRIGAGFAVAVTLLAVLAAGTGLAELRATLATARLEWLVLACCSTVCCFAAWTRGWQLVLGIADVEAPFPRLYVTYVTAMFANAVTPMGQAGGEPFIAYVLSRDTGASYEESLASVVTGDLLNLIASFSLATTSLALLVWRVDLPDSIEPLAGAVPVVALCVLVGTLVGWRYQIAFGRSLERLVAPIVRRLPVVTLEGLRERLFDLRAAFGRIADEPRLLASVLGYSYLGWVLYVLPLYFAGRAFGVAIDPLVLFIAVSASMLAGYVPSPGGLGGVEAALTGLLVALVAVSSAEAYAITLTYRVATYWLVIAGGGLAALAVLRRE; encoded by the coding sequence ATGGCCGACCGCCATCGAACACTGTGGCTCGCCTCGCGGTCGCAACTGCTTCGCATCGGCGCCGGCTTCGCCGTCGCGGTCACCCTGTTAGCGGTGCTGGCCGCCGGAACCGGCCTCGCGGAGCTCCGGGCGACGCTCGCGACCGCGCGCCTCGAGTGGCTCGTCCTCGCCTGCTGCTCGACGGTGTGCTGTTTCGCGGCCTGGACCCGGGGCTGGCAGCTCGTGCTCGGCATCGCCGACGTCGAGGCGCCGTTTCCGCGGCTGTACGTGACCTACGTGACGGCGATGTTCGCCAACGCCGTGACGCCGATGGGCCAGGCCGGCGGCGAGCCGTTCATCGCCTACGTGCTCTCGCGGGACACGGGTGCGAGCTACGAGGAGAGTCTCGCCAGCGTCGTCACCGGGGATCTGCTGAACCTGATCGCGTCGTTCAGTCTGGCGACGACCAGCCTCGCCCTGCTCGTCTGGCGGGTCGATCTGCCCGACTCGATCGAGCCGCTGGCCGGCGCAGTTCCAGTCGTCGCCCTCTGCGTGCTCGTCGGCACGCTGGTCGGGTGGCGGTACCAGATCGCCTTCGGGCGATCCCTCGAGCGCCTCGTGGCGCCGATCGTTCGGCGGCTCCCCGTCGTGACGCTCGAGGGCCTGCGAGAACGACTTTTCGACCTGCGCGCGGCGTTCGGGCGGATCGCCGACGAGCCGCGGCTGCTGGCCAGCGTGCTCGGCTACTCCTATCTCGGCTGGGTGCTGTACGTCCTGCCGCTGTACTTCGCGGGCCGCGCGTTCGGCGTCGCCATCGACCCGCTGGTCCTCTTTATTGCCGTCTCGGCCAGCATGCTCGCGGGCTACGTCCCGTCGCCGGGCGGCCTCGGCGGCGTCGAGGCCGCGCTGACCGGTCTGTTGGTCGCACTGGTGGCCGTCAGCTCCGCCGAAGCCTACGCAATCACCCTGACCTACCGCGTCGCGACGTACTGGCTCGTCATCGCGGGGGGCGGTCTCGCGGCGCTCGCGGTGCTGCGTCGAGAATAG
- a CDS encoding HAD family hydrolase, with the protein MSERDRGADASDATEWEAVFWDIGGVVLELESVQGAHAAFVEGLVEEQGLEMSVEEAIDVWRTAVGDYFRERDGTAFRSAREGYAKGVEAIVGDDLPREQWEPEFEEIVNSSVEPEPGAPETIAALAERDLHVGVISDVDDAAGKEMLEAFGVREHFDSITTSEEVGRTKPDPAMFETALEKAGVAPERSLMIGDRYDHDVKGADEMGLHGVAFGAEDGPAVSYRIESLEEVLEIVDEE; encoded by the coding sequence ATGAGCGAGCGAGATCGAGGAGCGGACGCCTCCGACGCCACCGAGTGGGAGGCCGTCTTCTGGGACATCGGCGGCGTCGTCCTCGAACTCGAGTCGGTGCAGGGCGCCCACGCGGCGTTCGTCGAAGGGCTGGTCGAGGAACAGGGCCTCGAGATGAGCGTCGAGGAGGCCATCGACGTCTGGCGGACGGCCGTCGGGGACTACTTCCGCGAGCGCGACGGCACGGCGTTCCGATCGGCCCGCGAGGGGTACGCGAAAGGCGTCGAGGCCATCGTCGGTGACGACCTCCCGCGCGAGCAGTGGGAACCCGAGTTCGAAGAGATCGTCAATTCGTCCGTCGAACCCGAGCCGGGCGCGCCCGAGACCATCGCGGCGCTCGCCGAGCGGGACCTCCACGTCGGCGTCATCAGCGACGTCGACGACGCGGCCGGCAAGGAGATGCTCGAGGCGTTCGGCGTCCGCGAGCACTTCGACTCGATCACCACCTCGGAGGAGGTCGGCCGGACCAAACCCGATCCCGCGATGTTCGAGACCGCCCTCGAGAAGGCCGGCGTCGCCCCCGAGCGCTCGCTGATGATCGGCGACCGGTACGACCACGACGTGAAGGGCGCCGACGAGATGGGGCTGCACGGCGTCGCCTTCGGCGCCGAGGACGGGCCGGCCGTCTCGTATCGGATCGAGTCGCTCGAGGAAGTGCTCGAGATCGTCGACGAGGAGTAG
- a CDS encoding lactate 2-monooxygenase: protein MTDDTPQPDPSDDAPRTTPEYGPNRQQEVYMRGMLEDELPEFPVSYEDLVERAREELDAEAFAYVAGGAGSESTVEANDRAFEKWQIVPRMMRDVSSRDLSVELFGNEYPAPVLLAPIGVQEILHDEAELAVARAASEFEVPMILSSVSSHTFEDVADELGDSPGWFQLYWSADRDVAASFLQRAEDAGYEAVVVTLDTPKMGWRERDIELGYLPFLETQGLQNYFADPAFRDRLEADPEDDPEAAILSWKQCFGDASLTWDDLEWLREQTDLPILLKGVLHPDDAREAVDRGVDGLIVSNHGGRQVDGAIPALDALPDVVDAVDDATDADAAFPVLFDSGIRRGSDVFRAVALGADAVLLGRPYALGLGIGGEDGVRAVLANLLADVDLTVGLSGCASVDEVDRSKLRRAER, encoded by the coding sequence ATGACAGACGATACGCCACAGCCCGATCCGTCGGACGACGCGCCCCGAACCACCCCCGAGTACGGGCCGAACCGCCAGCAGGAGGTCTACATGCGCGGGATGCTCGAGGACGAACTCCCCGAGTTCCCCGTCTCCTACGAGGACCTCGTCGAACGCGCCCGCGAGGAACTCGACGCGGAGGCCTTCGCCTACGTCGCCGGCGGCGCCGGCTCCGAGTCGACGGTCGAAGCGAACGACCGGGCCTTCGAGAAGTGGCAGATCGTGCCGCGGATGATGCGGGACGTCTCGAGCCGCGATCTCTCGGTCGAACTCTTCGGCAACGAGTACCCCGCGCCCGTCCTGCTCGCGCCGATCGGCGTGCAGGAGATCCTCCACGACGAGGCCGAACTCGCCGTCGCCCGCGCCGCGAGCGAGTTCGAGGTGCCGATGATCCTCAGTTCCGTCTCCTCGCACACGTTCGAGGACGTCGCGGACGAACTCGGCGACAGCCCCGGCTGGTTCCAGCTCTACTGGAGCGCCGACCGGGACGTCGCCGCGAGCTTCCTCCAGCGCGCCGAAGACGCGGGCTACGAGGCCGTCGTGGTCACCCTCGACACGCCGAAGATGGGGTGGCGCGAGCGCGACATCGAACTCGGTTACCTGCCGTTCCTCGAGACGCAGGGCCTGCAGAACTACTTCGCGGACCCCGCGTTCCGGGACCGACTCGAGGCCGATCCGGAGGACGACCCCGAGGCGGCGATCCTCTCGTGGAAGCAGTGCTTCGGCGACGCCTCGCTGACGTGGGACGACCTCGAGTGGCTCCGCGAGCAGACCGACCTGCCGATCCTCCTCAAGGGCGTGCTCCACCCGGACGACGCCCGCGAGGCGGTCGATCGGGGCGTCGACGGGCTGATCGTCTCGAACCACGGCGGCCGACAGGTCGACGGCGCGATTCCGGCCCTCGACGCGCTGCCCGACGTGGTCGACGCGGTCGACGACGCCACCGACGCCGACGCAGCGTTTCCCGTGCTCTTCGACAGCGGCATCCGCCGCGGGAGCGACGTCTTTCGGGCGGTCGCACTGGGTGCCGACGCGGTCCTGCTGGGCCGCCCCTACGCGCTGGGACTCGGTATCGGCGGCGAGGACGGCGTCCGCGCGGTCCTCGCGAACCTGCTGGCCGACGTCGACCTGACGGTGGGGCTCTCGGGGTGTGCGAGCGTCGACGAGGTCGATCGCTCGAAACTGCGGAGGGCAGAGCGATGA
- a CDS encoding SDR family NAD(P)-dependent oxidoreductase, translating to MSTDQFSVDGDVAIVTGSSSGIGRGIAERFAEDGVDVVVCSREQENVDPVAEEINEGDAPGEALAVECDVTDREAVEALVEATVEGFGGLDVLVNNAGASFMAQFDEISENGWKTIVDINLHGTYHCTHAAAEHLKDGGGTVVNFASVAGQRGSPLMSPYGAAKAAVINLTTTLSYEWAEHDVRVNCIAPGFVATPGVESQMGVSADNIDREEVARRIGTVDEIADVTQFLASPASSYLVGETITAQGVPQISEEHDV from the coding sequence ATGAGTACCGACCAGTTCAGCGTCGACGGCGACGTCGCCATCGTCACCGGGTCCTCGAGCGGCATCGGCCGGGGAATCGCGGAACGCTTCGCCGAAGACGGCGTCGACGTCGTCGTCTGTTCCCGAGAGCAGGAGAACGTCGACCCCGTCGCCGAGGAGATCAACGAGGGAGACGCGCCCGGCGAGGCGCTGGCCGTCGAGTGCGACGTGACCGACCGCGAGGCCGTCGAGGCGCTGGTCGAGGCCACCGTCGAGGGGTTCGGCGGGCTGGACGTGCTGGTCAACAACGCCGGCGCCTCCTTCATGGCCCAGTTCGACGAGATTTCGGAGAACGGCTGGAAGACCATCGTCGACATCAACCTCCACGGCACCTACCACTGCACCCACGCCGCCGCGGAGCACCTCAAGGACGGCGGCGGCACGGTCGTCAACTTCGCCAGCGTGGCGGGTCAGCGCGGCTCGCCGCTGATGAGCCCCTACGGCGCCGCCAAGGCGGCGGTCATCAACCTCACGACGACGCTCTCCTACGAGTGGGCCGAACACGACGTCCGCGTCAACTGCATCGCGCCCGGCTTCGTCGCCACGCCGGGCGTCGAGAGCCAGATGGGCGTCTCCGCGGACAACATCGACCGGGAGGAGGTCGCCCGCCGGATCGGCACCGTCGACGAGATCGCCGACGTCACGCAGTTCCTCGCGAGTCCGGCCTCGTCGTACCTCGTCGGGGAGACGATCACGGCGCAGGGCGTCCCGCAGATCAGCGAAGAGCACGACGTCTAA
- a CDS encoding TIGR04024 family LLM class F420-dependent oxidoreductase, producing the protein MTDRDVHLPVAAQPTIDSIAEYAQRAEEGGYDCAWLPETWGRDGVTVLTAMAERTDSIDIGSSILNTYSRSPALLGQTAATLQEVSEGRFRLGLGPSGPVVIENWHGMEYGNPLRRTRETVDIVREVLSGETVDYDGDDFDLSGFRLRCEPPETQPPIEVTGMGPKAVELAGRFADGWHGIMLTPEGTKDRIEDIERGAELGDRDPSEVQVTAGVTCCALEDAERARELTRQHLAFYVGGMGTFYRDALERQGYDEAVDVHEAWQDGDRERAIQIVDEDILEDLCAFGDPETAREKLERYEAVDGIDAVAVSFPRGADENEIRQTMDAMAPDA; encoded by the coding sequence ATGACAGACAGAGACGTTCACCTGCCGGTGGCGGCACAGCCGACGATCGACTCGATCGCCGAGTACGCCCAGCGCGCCGAGGAGGGCGGCTACGACTGCGCGTGGCTCCCCGAGACGTGGGGACGAGACGGCGTCACCGTCCTGACGGCGATGGCCGAACGCACCGATTCGATCGATATCGGCTCGAGCATCCTCAACACCTACTCGCGCTCGCCGGCCCTGCTCGGCCAGACGGCGGCGACGCTCCAGGAGGTCTCCGAGGGTCGGTTCCGACTCGGCCTCGGCCCGAGCGGCCCCGTCGTGATCGAGAACTGGCACGGGATGGAGTACGGGAATCCGCTTCGACGGACCCGCGAGACCGTCGATATCGTCCGAGAGGTGCTCTCGGGCGAGACCGTCGACTACGACGGCGACGACTTCGACCTGTCCGGTTTCCGCCTGCGCTGTGAGCCGCCGGAGACGCAGCCGCCGATCGAAGTCACCGGCATGGGCCCCAAGGCCGTCGAACTCGCGGGCCGGTTCGCCGACGGCTGGCACGGCATCATGCTCACCCCCGAGGGGACGAAAGACCGCATCGAAGACATCGAGCGCGGCGCCGAACTCGGCGACCGCGACCCGTCGGAGGTGCAGGTCACCGCCGGCGTCACCTGCTGCGCCCTCGAGGACGCCGAGCGCGCCCGCGAACTCACCCGCCAGCACCTCGCCTTCTACGTCGGCGGGATGGGCACGTTCTACCGCGATGCGCTGGAGCGACAGGGCTACGACGAGGCCGTAGACGTCCACGAAGCCTGGCAGGACGGCGACCGCGAGCGAGCCATCCAGATCGTCGACGAGGACATCCTCGAGGACCTCTGCGCGTTCGGCGATCCCGAGACCGCACGCGAGAAACTCGAGCGCTACGAGGCCGTCGACGGCATCGACGCCGTCGCGGTCAGCTTCCCGCGGGGCGCCGACGAGAACGAGATCCGACAGACGATGGACGCGATGGCGCCGGACGCCTGA
- a CDS encoding AIR synthase family protein, with product MPGKVSPDDLLAHVFERTGTAADETVLQGPADGEDAAAIAPFGGDETLVVSSDPISLAAEGVGTLAVPVACNDVAASGADPRWLTVVIMLPDEETDLEAITRDLDAAARDVGATIVGGHSEYVDQLERPLLSLTAMGAADSFVPTGGAEPGDSVVLTKAAGLEGTAILATDFGDVFAVDDAVRERAEAFVDEISVVPDARIVREYATAMHDPTEGGVAAGLLEIARASGVRLAVDREAVPIREETRRLCEAAGVDPLRIFGSGALLATVPGDAVEDCLAALADAGLECAEIGTVEAGDPALVLGGESITEPIEDDLYPLWERADGEA from the coding sequence ATGCCCGGCAAAGTGAGTCCGGACGACCTGCTCGCGCACGTCTTCGAGCGCACGGGAACGGCCGCCGACGAGACGGTCCTGCAGGGGCCCGCCGACGGCGAGGACGCCGCCGCCATCGCCCCGTTCGGCGGCGACGAGACGCTCGTCGTCAGCTCCGACCCCATCTCGCTGGCCGCCGAGGGGGTCGGGACGCTCGCCGTCCCGGTCGCCTGCAACGACGTCGCCGCCTCCGGCGCCGACCCGCGCTGGCTGACGGTCGTCATCATGCTCCCAGACGAGGAGACGGACCTCGAGGCGATCACCCGAGACCTCGACGCGGCCGCGCGCGACGTCGGCGCGACGATCGTCGGCGGCCACTCGGAGTACGTCGACCAGCTCGAGCGCCCCCTTCTCTCGCTGACCGCGATGGGGGCCGCCGACTCGTTCGTCCCCACCGGCGGCGCCGAACCCGGCGACAGCGTCGTGCTCACGAAGGCGGCGGGACTCGAGGGAACCGCGATCCTCGCGACCGACTTCGGCGACGTCTTCGCGGTCGACGACGCGGTCCGCGAGCGCGCCGAGGCGTTCGTCGACGAGATCAGCGTCGTCCCCGACGCCCGGATCGTCCGCGAGTACGCGACCGCGATGCACGATCCGACGGAGGGCGGCGTCGCGGCCGGCCTGTTAGAGATCGCCCGCGCCTCCGGCGTCCGACTCGCCGTCGACCGCGAGGCCGTGCCGATCCGCGAGGAGACCCGGCGGCTCTGCGAGGCCGCCGGCGTGGATCCGCTGCGGATCTTCGGCTCCGGGGCGCTGCTAGCGACCGTTCCCGGCGACGCGGTCGAGGACTGCCTCGCGGCGCTCGCTGACGCGGGACTCGAGTGCGCCGAGATCGGGACGGTCGAGGCGGGCGACCCCGCGCTCGTGCTCGGCGGCGAGTCGATCACGGAGCCGATCGAGGACGATCTGTACCCTCTCTGGGAGCGGGCCGACGGCGAGGCGTGA